The genomic stretch CCCGACGGCGTGGCCGCCGTGTACGCGCCCAACTACCAACTGGCGTCCCAGGTGGCCTACTACGCGCGGCGGCTCACGAAGACAGGGGCTCCGGCCCGCTTCAGTCAGTACGACCTCTGGTCCGCCCCGGACGTGACGCCCGGACACGACGTGCTGTGGGTGAGCGAGGGAGGGCCTCAGCCTCCCGAGGACCTGGCCTCTCGCTTCACCGCGCTGGAAGGCCCCGTGGAGCTCTTCGGCGACTTCCATGGACGCCGGTTGCACACCTTCCAGGTGTGGCGACTGCGAGCGCGAAAGCCCTGAGCGTCGACTCCGGGGACCTCCGTGTCCCAGCCAACGGGCCTTGTTCACCGACGGGCAGTCTGGTCCCCTGCCTTTGACGGTGCCACGGGTGAGCCATAGGTTGCCGGCTCCAGGTGCGTTGGTGGAGCCGGTCTCTCCCAGGGGCCCGCGGACCTGCTTCCAGGAGGGGCTTGCCGTGACGCACGCATTCCAATCCCCTGCCGCGCCGGATGACGTGGCCCGGATGAACCGCTCCCGGCGGCTCGTGGTGGAGGCGCTGGGGTGTGGCCTGCTCGTGGTGGCCCTGGAGGGTGCCCACCACGGCGCCGAGCACCTGGGCGTGAGCGCCACGGATGGACGTCTCTTCATGTCCCTGGCGGCGGGCGCGGTACTGGCATGCCTGGCCTTCGTGCTTCAGCCGCTCACGGGCGCGCACTTCAATCCCGCGCTCACCTTCGCGGATGCGCTCGAAGACGGCACCCCGTGGCGTGACGTTCCCCTGTACGTGCTGGCCCAGGTGGGAGGCGCCGTCGCGGGCCGGTTGGTGGCCCACGTCATGTGCCATGAGCCGATGCTCGTCGCCGCGCGTGAGCCCGCGGCCAGCTCGGCGCAGTTCGTCACGGAGCTGGTGTCCACCTTCGGGTTGCTCGTCATGGTGCGCGGCTGCGTGCGGAATCGCCCCGCTGCGATTCCTCTGGTGGTCGCCGGCTATCTGGCCGCCACCGTCTGGTTCACCGACTCCCGTGCCCTGGCGAATCCGGCGCTCATCCTCGCCCGGGCGTTCAGCACCCGCCCCAGCGCCATGCACCCCATGGATGTGGAGTCCATCATCGCCGCGCAGTTGCTGGGCGCCGCGCTCGCGGTGCTGCTCTTCCGCTGGTTGCAGCGGGCGCCGCGAATGAAGCAGGCCCGCGTCTGGTCCATCGTCTTCGAATGCTCACAGCCGGAGGTCGCGCAGCAGGCCGTGGGCATCTTCAACCACCTGGCCTCGCCGCAGCGCGCACGGGCCACGGCGCAATGGCGCGCCAGCGAGGACACGGACCTGCCACCGCTCATCATCCGGCTGGTGCTCGCGGGCGAATCCCCCGCGCCATCGCAGCTCGGCGGTGTCTCCTGGCAACTGCCAGTCTCCGCCGACGCGGTGACCACCGAGGAACCCCGGCTCCGCGCGGAGCTCCGAGCCCCCATCCACCAACTCCTCCGAAACCGGGGATGGCTGCGGCTCTACGCTGTCGGCGACGCGGCGCGGGAAGGTCCGGGCGGGCCGCGGCCCTAAGCCAGCCGGCGGTGACGCGCCCGGAACAGGCCGTCGTACAGGCCCAGGAAGAGGTGCCCGCCCAGCGCCAGGCCCTGCTCAATCTCGGCCGCCCCCGCCTCCGTCTCGTAGGGCACATCGAGCTGCCGGTAGAAGCCTTCCGCGTGCTCCTCGTCGAGGTCCGCGTGCGTGGGGTAGTGCACCACCTCGCCATGCTGGAGCCAGCCCCGCGCGACGATGCCGCGTCCCAGTTCCAGGGAGATGCCACTGAACAGGTCCTCGATGATGCCGAACACGGCCAGCCCGGTGAGCGGCCCCTCGAACGCGGCGATGCCCGTGAGTGCGACGTTGAAGGCACGCACCTCCGGCCATGTCCCATGTCGCTCCGCGCGAGCCGTCTCAACTCCCAGGCGCGCGAGGAGCAAGTGGAACGTGCGTTCGTGGCCGTGAGCCAACGTGCCGCGGCCGTGCTCGTCGAAGATGTTCTCCACCAGCGGCAACCGCTGGTTGGGATGTGGCAGACGGCTGACGAGCATCGCCATGGGCCTGGAGAAGTGCGCCACCGCGGAGAAGAACTGGAGCTGCGTCTCGACGAAGTCCTCCCGCGCGAAGGTGCCGTCTCTCAGCGCACACAGGTAGGGCGCGTCCAACGCGTTCCACGCCGCCTTGAGTCCGGCGATGTACTGACGCAGCTTCAGATTTCGGACGAGGGAAGGTGCACCCATGCTGGCGCTCTGACTGGAAAGGAGAGGTCGAGAGAATAGACGGTGCACACCGAATCCTGGGCGATGCCCACCTCACGCAGCCAGCGGACATGGTCCTCCAGCCGCTCGTCGATGCTGAAACAGGTGAGCGCCTCGCCCCCGCGCGCCGCCAACTCCACACCGCAGGTACGAAGGTACTCGCCCCAGCCGTGCGTCCAGGCTTCGGGCGGTGCCGCCAGGTGGACCAGTGGCCACGGGCGTCCCGTGGACAGCCGCTGAAGGTCCTTGTCCCCCGCCGTGGTGCACCACCCCGCCCCTTCCAGCGTCCTGGCGGGAGCGGGTCCCAGGCGGAGCCCCGCTCCCGTGGGACGCGGGGGCGCACGCCGGGTATCCAACGCCTCGAGCCGCGAGGGCGGTACGAAGTAGAGCGCGAGCCGGCTCGCCGGACGTCCCATGCGCAGCGGGTTCCAGCCTCGGGCGATACGCATCACGTCGCCCCGGGCGCCGCGCATGGCCGCGCCGTAGAGGAAACGAATCCGGCGCAGCGGGGGAATGAGGAAGAGGTGCTTGAGGCCCTGAAGCAGGAGCTTCGTGGAGAGCCCGGAGCCCCGCGCGTGCTTCGCCAGCTTGAGGTCGCAGATGTAGAGCGCGTCCACCTTTCGCGACCCGTGCCACACCGGACGCAAGACCCCCGTCACGGAACCGAGCAAGTCGTCGCCACGGAGCGCCAGAAGGAAGTACGCCTCTCCCATGGAGGAGAAGAACGGGTGGTACCCGGGCCCATGGTCGATGAAGAAGTGGTCGGCTCCATCCGCGAGCGGATAGAGGATTTCGCGCTCCAGCAGGCGCAGCCGCTCGACGTAGGGCCCGAGCGAGTCGGGCCGGGCAACGATGAAGCGCACGTCACTCATGGGCTGTCTGGCACGCGGAAGCCGACCTCGATGCGCTCGTAGAACAGGCTCCTGTCCCTGGCAAGCAACTCCGCGCCGAGCGCGTCATCGAACTCGAAGGCAGGCTGGAAGAAGCGGCGAAGGTCCCGGCGGTTGTTGAGCTGACGGATGAGGACGGCGCAACCGGGCCGCGCCTCACGCGCGAGTAAACCTGCCCACTCCGCCACCAGCGCGTCTTCCGACCAGTCGAAGATGTTGGAGAGCGAGATGACGTCGAAGCGGTCCAGGCGCGGCACATCCGGCAACGAGCCCTGGACGAGCGTCAGCGCCAGCGGGCCTTCGGCCCGGAGATACTCGGGGGCATCCTCACGCAGGTACCCGCCGAGCAGCACGTGCTGGAGGAAGGGATTTCGAGGCGCATCCTCGCGCTGGAGCCCGCGTTCGAAGACCGCCTGGAAATAGCCAGGATACGAGCCGGGCTCGGCATGTTGTGTCGCCGCGGGACCGAACATGGTGTTCAGCAGCGGCGCCGCCAGGGCCAGCTCGAAGGCCACGGGCCAGTAGGGCGAAGCGAACCAGCGGGCACAGACCTCCCGGCGTTGTGAGGCCGTGGTGGCCGGCGCGAAGAAGGCGGCGAGTTCATGCGCGGGCGCGACGAACTCCTCGATGAACCGGCGGAGCGTGCGGAAGAGCCCCTCGAATTCGCCGCGCTGATTCAGAGCCGTGGTGTCCTCCTCTTCCACGCTGTAACGCGCCAGCGGAAGGCGACCGAGCCCCTCCGCCTTCTCCCGGACATGCGCGAGCTGACGCGGGTTGAAATCGAAGCCCACCAGTTCGAGCGCTGGATGGCGCCGCGCCAGGGTGAGGAGTGTGCAACCTCCCGAGGCCACCGTGAGCACGGCCCGTGCCCGCGTGCGCTCGACGAGCGCCAGTTCCAGCGCGGCATCCTCCCGGACAACGGCGAACTTCAAGCGAAGGGGCGGCGTCGAAACCAAGCCAGGTTCCATGGCATGGTTCTACCTCGGAACCCCCATGCCGCTCGCGACAGAATCCCTCACCCCTTCGCAGTTGCGTGAATTGGAGCAGGTCGATGCGCGGCACGTTCCGCGGCTCGCCGTGTTCCTCCTGTTCTACCTCGGCGCGGCGGCGCTGTCCGTGGTGCTCGCGGCGCGGGACGCGGCCTGGACAGACTGGCTCGCTCGCGCCCCGCTGTACCTCATCGCCGCGGCGTCGTTGCATGGCATCAGCCTGTTCACCCACGAGGCCGTCCACGGTGGCCTCGCGCGGCGGCCCTGGTTGAACCGGCTGGGTGGCATCGCCTGCGCGCTCCCGGTGTTGCAGAACTACGCGGCCTACAAGGTGCTGCACCTGAAGCACCATGCCGACCTGGGCGGCGGGAAGGACCCGGACCACTACGCCAACTACACGGGTCGGCGCTGGCTGGAGCTGTTGATGCATGTGGGCCGGCTGCTGCTCGGTTACCCCGCGTACATCACGATGATTCCCATCCTGGGCTGGCGGCAGGGGACGGCCGCCGAGCGGCGATGGGTGCTGTTCGAGGTGGCGCTGGCCGTCGCGGGCCTGACGGCCGCGGTCATCTTCATCCCCGGACAGGTGCTGCTCCATGCATGGGCGATTCCGATGCTCCTCCTCAACACCCTGGTCAACGTCCGGGGCATGAGCCAGCACACCTTCCTGCCAGAGAGCACGCACCCGGTCCGAGGCTCCCGGACCATCCTGTCGAACCCGGTGACGCGCTTCTTCATGTGCAACGAGAACTACCACCTGGAGCACCACCTGTATCCCCGCGTGCCCTGGTACAACCTGCCCGAGCTGCACCGGACGCTGCGCGCGGACCTCGTCGCGCAGGGGGCCCCCTTCATCCCGTCCTACTTCTCGTTCGTACGCGGCGTCCTCTCCGGTTCGCTCATCCGAGGGGCGAAACCCGCCACGCCCAATGCCTGAGCGGCTGTACCCGCACGAAGTCCTGCTGGCGGCGTTCGGCATCACCCTCTCGACGGCGCTGGTGTTCGTCGCGGGAGTCTCCGCGGCCGTCACCGTGCAAGCGGTTGGCGGCACGGTGATGTTCATGGGCAGCGTGGCGCTGCTGGCGCGACTGGACGCAGTGGCCCATGTCTTCCGGGCGCGGCTGCTGCTCGCCTACCTCGCGACGTTCTTCTTCTATGCCTCCGTGAAGCAGGCCGTCCCCGCGCTGGGGCTCGTGACGCGTGACGCGTGGCTCCTGTCCGCTGACGTGTTCCTGTTCGGCATCACCCCGGCCGCATGGCTCCAGCGGTGGAGCACGCCCTGGGTCAGCGA from Myxococcus xanthus encodes the following:
- a CDS encoding aquaporin — encoded protein: MTHAFQSPAAPDDVARMNRSRRLVVEALGCGLLVVALEGAHHGAEHLGVSATDGRLFMSLAAGAVLACLAFVLQPLTGAHFNPALTFADALEDGTPWRDVPLYVLAQVGGAVAGRLVAHVMCHEPMLVAAREPAASSAQFVTELVSTFGLLVMVRGCVRNRPAAIPLVVAGYLAATVWFTDSRALANPALILARAFSTRPSAMHPMDVESIIAAQLLGAALAVLLFRWLQRAPRMKQARVWSIVFECSQPEVAQQAVGIFNHLASPQRARATAQWRASEDTDLPPLIIRLVLAGESPAPSQLGGVSWQLPVSADAVTTEEPRLRAELRAPIHQLLRNRGWLRLYAVGDAAREGPGGPRP
- a CDS encoding DUF3419 family protein; translated protein: MEPGLVSTPPLRLKFAVVREDAALELALVERTRARAVLTVASGGCTLLTLARRHPALELVGFDFNPRQLAHVREKAEGLGRLPLARYSVEEEDTTALNQRGEFEGLFRTLRRFIEEFVAPAHELAAFFAPATTASQRREVCARWFASPYWPVAFELALAAPLLNTMFGPAATQHAEPGSYPGYFQAVFERGLQREDAPRNPFLQHVLLGGYLREDAPEYLRAEGPLALTLVQGSLPDVPRLDRFDVISLSNIFDWSEDALVAEWAGLLAREARPGCAVLIRQLNNRRDLRRFFQPAFEFDDALGAELLARDRSLFYERIEVGFRVPDSP
- a CDS encoding TenA family transcriptional regulator, whose product is MGAPSLVRNLKLRQYIAGLKAAWNALDAPYLCALRDGTFAREDFVETQLQFFSAVAHFSRPMAMLVSRLPHPNQRLPLVENIFDEHGRGTLAHGHERTFHLLLARLGVETARAERHGTWPEVRAFNVALTGIAAFEGPLTGLAVFGIIEDLFSGISLELGRGIVARGWLQHGEVVHYPTHADLDEEHAEGFYRQLDVPYETEAGAAEIEQGLALGGHLFLGLYDGLFRARHRRLA
- a CDS encoding GNAT family N-acetyltransferase; the encoded protein is MSDVRFIVARPDSLGPYVERLRLLEREILYPLADGADHFFIDHGPGYHPFFSSMGEAYFLLALRGDDLLGSVTGVLRPVWHGSRKVDALYICDLKLAKHARGSGLSTKLLLQGLKHLFLIPPLRRIRFLYGAAMRGARGDVMRIARGWNPLRMGRPASRLALYFVPPSRLEALDTRRAPPRPTGAGLRLGPAPARTLEGAGWCTTAGDKDLQRLSTGRPWPLVHLAAPPEAWTHGWGEYLRTCGVELAARGGEALTCFSIDERLEDHVRWLREVGIAQDSVCTVYSLDLSFPVRAPAWVHLPSSEI
- a CDS encoding fatty acid desaturase family protein, producing the protein MPLATESLTPSQLRELEQVDARHVPRLAVFLLFYLGAAALSVVLAARDAAWTDWLARAPLYLIAAASLHGISLFTHEAVHGGLARRPWLNRLGGIACALPVLQNYAAYKVLHLKHHADLGGGKDPDHYANYTGRRWLELLMHVGRLLLGYPAYITMIPILGWRQGTAAERRWVLFEVALAVAGLTAAVIFIPGQVLLHAWAIPMLLLNTLVNVRGMSQHTFLPESTHPVRGSRTILSNPVTRFFMCNENYHLEHHLYPRVPWYNLPELHRTLRADLVAQGAPFIPSYFSFVRGVLSGSLIRGAKPATPNA